Proteins encoded within one genomic window of Bradyrhizobium sp. CB1717:
- a CDS encoding 4'-phosphopantetheinyl transferase superfamily protein, whose amino-acid sequence MADDRIELFVGLIATIDAPGAADACRRLLSVDERIRADRFKFERHRRQYIFAHAMLRLALSQIAPNVAPTDWSFGAGRYGRPFVASPKTSTALHFSLSHADGCVACVVSGHEAVGVDVETVSRRVAPLSTANRFFAPEEVETLRRLPEPAAIERFFDYWTLKEAYLKARGFGLNLPLDAFAMQVSREAIEISFKPDIVDDPSGWRFSLCSPSPSHRLAIADGSRAHGGLPISRNAWPLQEAAE is encoded by the coding sequence ATGGCAGACGACAGAATTGAACTGTTTGTCGGACTGATCGCGACCATTGACGCGCCGGGCGCAGCCGATGCGTGCCGACGGCTGCTCTCGGTCGACGAACGGATCCGCGCCGACCGCTTCAAGTTCGAGCGGCATCGGCGGCAATATATATTCGCACATGCCATGCTGCGCCTGGCGCTGTCCCAGATCGCGCCGAATGTCGCTCCCACCGACTGGTCCTTTGGGGCCGGCCGCTATGGGCGCCCGTTCGTCGCATCGCCCAAAACCTCGACCGCGCTGCATTTCAGCCTGTCGCACGCCGACGGCTGCGTTGCCTGCGTCGTATCCGGGCATGAGGCGGTCGGCGTCGACGTCGAAACAGTGTCACGGCGCGTCGCCCCGCTTTCCACCGCGAATCGCTTCTTTGCGCCGGAGGAGGTCGAAACGCTGCGCAGGCTGCCGGAGCCGGCGGCGATCGAGCGCTTTTTCGACTATTGGACGCTCAAGGAGGCCTATCTGAAGGCCAGGGGCTTCGGGCTCAACCTACCGCTCGACGCCTTCGCGATGCAGGTTTCGCGCGAGGCCATCGAGATCAGCTTCAAGCCCGATATCGTCGACGATCCCTCGGGATGGCGCTTCTCACTGTGCTCGCCCTCGCCCTCGCATCGCCTCGCGATCGCCGACGGCTCCCGGGCGCACGGCGGCCTTCCCATCAGCCGCAATGCCTGGCCGCTCCAGGAAGCGGCTGAATGA